One window of the Mycobacterium xenopi genome contains the following:
- a CDS encoding acyltransferase family protein gives MSIVRSGEIKALTGLRIVAAVWVVLFHFRPMLGDASPEFRDALAPVLNCGAQGVDLFFILSGFVLTWNYLERMGRTWSARATAHFLWLRLARVWPIYLVTLHLAALWVIFTLHVGHVPSPDAGQLTATSYVRQILLVQLWFQPFFDGSSWDGPAWSISAEWLAYLLFGGLVLAIFRMKHATRARSLIWLAIAASLPPVVLLLASGQFYTPWSWLPRIVTQFTAGALACAAVRRLRLTDRARRAAGYLSVLLIVALVGILYLLDAHPITGVQDSGGVVDVLFVPLVITLAIGVGSLPRLLSTRLMVYGGQISFCLYMVHELVHTAWGWAAEQFELPLQSFPWKWNVVGLLVIAVGVAIMLYHVVEEPARQWMRRMVDVRDTSPKPQIDRLWDPVSTELEPIDEVLAAQKAAVSARAV, from the coding sequence ATGAGCATCGTGCGCAGCGGAGAGATCAAGGCCCTGACAGGACTGCGCATCGTCGCCGCGGTATGGGTGGTGTTGTTTCACTTCCGGCCGATGTTGGGTGACGCGTCGCCCGAATTCCGCGACGCGCTTGCGCCAGTGCTGAACTGCGGCGCACAGGGCGTGGACCTGTTCTTCATCCTCAGCGGATTCGTGCTGACCTGGAACTACCTCGAGCGCATGGGCCGGACCTGGTCGGCCCGTGCGACCGCGCATTTCTTGTGGCTGCGGCTGGCCAGAGTGTGGCCGATCTATCTGGTCACGTTGCACCTGGCAGCGCTGTGGGTGATTTTCACGCTGCACGTTGGCCATGTGCCCTCGCCGGATGCGGGTCAGCTCACCGCGACCAGCTATGTACGCCAGATCCTGCTGGTGCAACTGTGGTTTCAGCCGTTCTTCGACGGTTCAAGCTGGGACGGGCCGGCTTGGTCGATCAGCGCGGAATGGCTGGCCTATCTGCTGTTCGGCGGGCTCGTGCTGGCGATCTTCCGGATGAAGCACGCCACCAGGGCGCGCAGCCTTATTTGGCTGGCCATCGCCGCATCGCTGCCGCCGGTCGTTCTGCTGCTGGCCAGTGGGCAGTTCTACACACCGTGGAGCTGGCTGCCGCGCATCGTCACGCAGTTCACCGCGGGCGCGCTGGCCTGTGCCGCCGTGCGCAGGTTGCGGCTCACCGACCGTGCACGCCGCGCCGCGGGGTATCTGTCGGTGCTGCTTATCGTTGCCCTCGTCGGTATCCTCTACCTGCTTGACGCACATCCGATCACGGGCGTCCAAGACAGTGGCGGGGTGGTCGACGTGCTGTTCGTTCCGTTGGTGATCACATTGGCCATCGGGGTGGGCAGCCTGCCGCGCCTGCTGTCGACCCGGCTGATGGTTTACGGCGGGCAGATCTCGTTTTGCCTGTATATGGTGCACGAGCTGGTGCACACGGCCTGGGGATGGGCTGCCGAACAGTTCGAGCTCCCACTGCAGAGCTTCCCGTGGAAATGGAACGTCGTCGGTCTGCTCGTGATCGCGGTCGGGGTCGCAATCATGCTGTATCACGTCGTCGAAGAACCCGCCCGTCAGTGGATGCGCAGGATGGTCGACGTCAGGGATACCAGCCCGAAGCCGCAGATCGACCGGTTGTGGGATCCGGTGAGCACTGAGCTCGAACCCATCGACGAGGTCCTGGCAGCGCAAAAGGCGGCGGTTTCTGCGCGAGCCGTCTGA
- the istA gene encoding IS21 family transposase, translated as MAALAGVDRKTARSYTNAAALAGLDRGGALDQLTDELIGAVIEAVRPDRPDGHGQVWEVLRANHDQIVKWVEEGLTVVKICDLLERRGTAVPQRTLHRYCTQCTEYRGRRSAGTVPVVDGEPGVECQIDFGRMGKIFDAESGRNRVVHALIFTAVYSRHMFVWLTFNQTLEAIVAGCEAAWQFFGGVFKVLIPDNMTPIVPKADSTDPQFSVGWTEYSQVRGFFTDPARVRHPQDKPRVERMVQYVRGNFFAGEDFADLADAQARAQVWCAGKAGQRIHGTTCQRPAVVFAEREAALLLPAPAAVYQVPIYAEAKVHRDYHIQVDRALYSIPEHLRGQTVSVRADGELVKAFHGGKLVKTHPRQPAGGRCTDPADLPADKTGYAMRDLTRLIATAAATGLISASTPNVCSITSCRGHACARCTGCWGWSNATARPR; from the coding sequence GTGGCTGCGTTGGCCGGGGTGGATCGTAAGACCGCACGCAGCTATACGAATGCGGCGGCGCTGGCCGGGTTGGACCGCGGTGGTGCTCTTGATCAGCTCACCGATGAGCTGATCGGCGCGGTGATCGAGGCGGTGCGGCCGGACCGGCCGGATGGCCACGGCCAAGTGTGGGAAGTGTTGCGCGCCAATCACGATCAGATCGTCAAGTGGGTGGAAGAGGGCCTGACGGTGGTCAAGATCTGTGACCTGTTGGAGCGGCGCGGCACGGCGGTGCCCCAGCGGACGTTGCACCGGTACTGCACGCAGTGCACCGAGTACCGGGGCCGTCGCAGCGCTGGCACGGTGCCGGTGGTCGATGGTGAGCCCGGCGTGGAGTGCCAGATCGACTTCGGCCGGATGGGCAAGATCTTTGATGCCGAATCGGGGCGCAACCGAGTGGTGCACGCGCTGATCTTCACCGCGGTGTATTCGAGGCACATGTTCGTGTGGCTGACGTTTAACCAGACGCTGGAGGCGATTGTCGCCGGCTGCGAGGCGGCCTGGCAGTTCTTTGGCGGTGTCTTCAAGGTGTTGATCCCTGATAACATGACACCGATTGTGCCCAAGGCAGATTCGACCGATCCGCAGTTCAGTGTGGGTTGGACGGAGTACTCGCAGGTCCGTGGATTCTTCACCGATCCGGCCCGGGTTCGTCACCCCCAGGACAAGCCGCGGGTGGAACGTATGGTCCAGTACGTGCGGGGCAACTTCTTCGCCGGCGAAGACTTCGCCGACCTCGCCGACGCTCAGGCCCGAGCCCAGGTGTGGTGTGCCGGCAAGGCCGGCCAGCGCATCCACGGCACCACCTGTCAACGCCCGGCGGTGGTGTTCGCCGAGCGCGAGGCCGCACTGCTGCTGCCCGCCCCAGCAGCGGTCTACCAGGTGCCGATCTACGCTGAAGCCAAGGTGCACCGCGACTACCACATTCAAGTCGATCGGGCATTGTATTCAATCCCCGAACACCTTCGCGGGCAGACCGTTTCGGTGCGCGCCGACGGCGAGTTGGTCAAGGCGTTCCACGGCGGAAAGCTGGTCAAGACTCATCCCCGCCAGCCCGCCGGCGGACGTTGCACCGACCCGGCTGATCTGCCCGCTGACAAGACCGGCTACGCGATGCGGGACCTGACCCGGCTGATCGCCACCGCGGCCGCCACGGGGCTGATATCGGCATCTACGCCGAACGTCTGCTCGATCACCAGCTGCCGTGGACACGCATGCGCCAGGTGTACCGGTTGTTGGGGCTGGTCAAACGCTACGGCGCGGCCCCGGTGA
- the katG gene encoding catalase/peroxidase HPI: MTNRDWWPNQPDLSVLKKHAPQANPMGEGFNYAEEFKKLDVEALKRDLIEVMTTSQPWWPADYGHYGPLFIRMSWHAAGTYRIHDGRGGGGEGAQRFAPLNSWPDNASLDKARRLLWPVKKKYGKKISWADLIIFAGNVAYESMGFKTFGFAFGREDIYEPEEIFWGPEDTWLGDERYSGERNLAEPLANVQMGLIYVNPEGPNGKPDPLAAAIDIRETFRRMAMNDVETAALIVGGHTVGKTHGAGPADLVGPEPEAAPIEQQGLGWKSAYGTGVGKDAITSGIEVVWTPTPTKWDNSYLETLYKYEWELTKSPAGAWQYVAKNAEPVVPDPFDPSAKRLPTMLVTDLSLRMDPIYGKITRRWLDHPEELEEEFAKAWYKLLHRDMGPISRYLGPWVPEPQLWQDPVPQVDHELIDEADIAALKAKLLQSGLSIPQLVTTAWASAASFRGTDKRGGANGARIRLAPQKDWEVNNPPELAKVLPVLEKVQQDFNNSQSGNKKVSLADVIVLGGCAAVEQAAKKAGFDITVPFAPGRTDATQEMTDVESFSVLEPKADGFRNYLRAGEKASPEHLLVDRAYMLNLTAPEMTVLVGGMRALGANYGQTKHGVFTDRPETLTNDFFVNLCDMDNEWKVSESTENVYEVRDRATGRLKWTATAVDLVFGSNSVLRGLAEVYAADDAQEKFVQDFVAAWVKVMNLDRFDLRR; this comes from the coding sequence ATGACGAACCGAGACTGGTGGCCGAACCAGCCAGACCTGTCGGTTCTGAAGAAGCACGCGCCTCAGGCCAACCCGATGGGTGAGGGTTTCAACTATGCGGAGGAGTTCAAAAAACTCGACGTCGAAGCGCTCAAGCGCGACCTCATCGAGGTGATGACCACGTCGCAGCCCTGGTGGCCCGCCGACTACGGCCACTACGGGCCGCTGTTCATCCGGATGAGCTGGCATGCCGCCGGCACCTACCGCATCCACGACGGCCGTGGCGGCGGCGGCGAAGGCGCACAGCGCTTCGCTCCCCTCAACAGCTGGCCCGACAACGCCAGCCTCGACAAGGCGCGCCGGTTGCTCTGGCCTGTGAAGAAGAAGTACGGCAAGAAGATCTCCTGGGCCGATCTGATCATCTTCGCCGGCAACGTTGCCTACGAATCCATGGGATTCAAGACCTTCGGCTTCGCGTTCGGGCGCGAGGACATCTACGAACCCGAGGAGATCTTCTGGGGTCCTGAGGACACCTGGCTCGGCGACGAGCGTTACAGCGGCGAGCGCAACCTGGCGGAGCCGCTTGCCAACGTTCAGATGGGCCTGATCTACGTGAACCCCGAGGGACCCAACGGCAAGCCCGATCCGCTCGCCGCGGCGATCGACATCCGGGAGACCTTCCGCCGGATGGCGATGAACGATGTCGAGACCGCTGCGCTGATTGTCGGCGGCCACACGGTGGGCAAGACCCACGGCGCCGGTCCGGCTGACCTCGTCGGCCCGGAGCCCGAGGCCGCGCCGATCGAGCAGCAAGGCCTGGGCTGGAAGAGCGCCTACGGCACCGGTGTCGGCAAAGACGCGATCACCAGCGGCATCGAGGTGGTCTGGACGCCCACACCCACCAAGTGGGATAACAGCTACCTGGAGACGCTGTACAAGTACGAGTGGGAACTGACCAAGAGCCCGGCGGGTGCGTGGCAATACGTGGCAAAGAACGCCGAGCCGGTGGTGCCGGATCCCTTCGATCCTTCGGCGAAGCGCCTGCCGACAATGCTGGTGACGGACCTCTCCCTGCGGATGGACCCGATCTACGGCAAGATCACCCGCCGCTGGCTCGATCACCCCGAGGAGCTTGAGGAGGAGTTCGCCAAGGCGTGGTACAAGTTGTTGCACCGCGACATGGGACCCATCTCGCGCTACCTGGGCCCGTGGGTTCCAGAACCGCAGCTGTGGCAAGACCCCGTACCCCAGGTCGACCACGAGCTGATCGATGAGGCGGACATCGCCGCGCTCAAGGCCAAGCTCCTGCAATCGGGATTGTCGATACCCCAGCTGGTCACCACCGCGTGGGCTTCGGCGGCCAGCTTCCGCGGCACCGACAAGCGCGGCGGTGCCAACGGGGCGCGAATCCGCCTTGCACCGCAAAAGGATTGGGAAGTCAACAACCCGCCTGAACTGGCCAAGGTGTTGCCGGTACTGGAGAAGGTCCAGCAGGACTTCAACAACTCGCAGTCCGGCAACAAGAAGGTCTCGCTGGCTGACGTGATCGTGCTGGGCGGCTGCGCAGCGGTCGAGCAGGCGGCGAAGAAGGCCGGGTTCGACATCACGGTCCCGTTCGCGCCGGGGCGCACCGACGCCACGCAGGAGATGACCGACGTGGAGTCCTTCTCGGTGCTCGAACCCAAGGCCGACGGGTTCCGCAACTACCTGCGGGCCGGCGAAAAAGCCTCGCCCGAGCACCTGTTGGTGGACCGCGCATACATGTTGAACCTGACTGCTCCGGAAATGACGGTCCTGGTCGGCGGCATGCGGGCCCTGGGCGCCAACTACGGTCAAACCAAGCACGGGGTGTTCACCGATCGGCCCGAGACGTTGACCAACGACTTCTTCGTCAACCTCTGCGACATGGACAACGAGTGGAAGGTGTCCGAGTCGACGGAAAACGTCTACGAGGTTCGTGATCGCGCCACCGGCCGGCTCAAGTGGACGGCCACCGCCGTTGACCTCGTGTTCGGTTCGAACTCGGTGTTGCGCGGCCTGGCCGAGGTGTATGCGGCCGACGACGCGCAGGAGAAGTTCGTCCAGGACTTCGTCGCTGCGTGGGTCAAGGTGATGAACCTCGACCGGTTCGATCTGCGTCGCTGA
- a CDS encoding Rv0518 family GDSL lipase: MSRVATFVICLTVVMVAVVEHATPTWRYEMVGRSSPPNHVAVVGDSYTAGTDEGGLGAKCWTALTWQTLSHQGVQVVADVAAEGRAGYAVPGDHGSVFVDLTARAVKPDDVLVVFFGSRNDQGVDAGLLAEMARNAFDLARRITPAARLLVIGPPWPTADVPESVLQVRDILNATAHGAGAAFVDPIADRWFVDRPDLIGPDGVHPNDAGHAYLADKIAPIIGAQLPRRR; encoded by the coding sequence GTGAGTCGGGTGGCCACGTTCGTCATCTGCCTCACCGTGGTAATGGTTGCGGTCGTCGAGCATGCAACGCCCACGTGGCGCTACGAGATGGTGGGCCGTAGTTCACCGCCAAACCACGTCGCGGTTGTCGGCGACTCGTATACCGCCGGCACCGATGAGGGTGGCCTGGGGGCGAAATGCTGGACGGCTCTGACCTGGCAGACACTGTCGCACCAGGGGGTGCAGGTTGTGGCCGACGTGGCAGCCGAGGGCCGCGCCGGCTACGCCGTTCCAGGGGACCACGGCAGCGTTTTCGTGGATTTGACCGCGCGGGCTGTCAAGCCTGACGACGTGTTGGTGGTGTTCTTCGGCTCCCGCAACGACCAAGGCGTCGACGCGGGTCTGCTGGCCGAAATGGCCCGCAACGCCTTCGATCTGGCACGCCGCATCACGCCAGCCGCAAGGCTCCTGGTGATCGGGCCGCCGTGGCCGACCGCGGATGTACCCGAATCCGTGCTGCAGGTCCGCGACATCCTCAACGCCACCGCCCACGGTGCCGGAGCAGCGTTCGTCGACCCGATCGCCGACCGCTGGTTCGTTGACCGACCGGACCTGATCGGGCCCGACGGTGTGCATCCCAACGACGCCGGGCACGCATACCTGGCCGACAAGATTGCGCCGATCATCGGCGCCCAATTGCCGAGGCGACGCTGA
- a CDS encoding glycosyltransferase 87 family protein: MGFSAPPQELYTSVDPGRSVSVWVRCGGPVVLAGALMLYALVYVHWPRLAVQVDLQVYRFGAMRVRDGLDLYSIGLTGNSKELLFIYPPFAALGFLPLALIAEVSAQALWLVLMCVLVFYVVWRMLASLRVTQPDGLWALTALLVGLVAWLEPFRLSLQLGQINIAILAIVVADLLTPAQRKWAGVGVGLAAGIKLTPALFIVYLAAVGRVRAALMAAATFLITVVIGFAFLPKDSEYYWLRRGFHDVGRISHDPFANTSVEGLLHRLHVPAMVGTGMSAALAAVAVALAVMAYRRGHAVLGLALVGMASAAASPFSWSHHWVWFAPLMVHLGYRACVVRSRYSALTLLLLCALLAGWFTSAPGGDIREASVLSLRPGGVWNAIIPGSYVLVFLAVLAYTAVWLWRSARVSQPGPDREPQLALQAS; this comes from the coding sequence GTGGGCTTTTCTGCACCACCACAAGAGCTGTACACCTCCGTCGACCCGGGTCGAAGCGTGTCGGTTTGGGTTCGCTGCGGCGGTCCCGTGGTCTTGGCCGGGGCGCTAATGCTCTATGCGCTCGTTTATGTGCACTGGCCTCGGCTGGCCGTACAAGTCGACCTGCAGGTGTACCGCTTCGGCGCGATGCGGGTCCGAGACGGGCTTGACCTGTATTCGATTGGACTGACCGGCAATTCCAAGGAGCTGCTGTTCATCTACCCGCCGTTCGCCGCGCTGGGCTTTTTGCCGCTCGCGCTCATTGCCGAGGTTTCCGCCCAGGCACTCTGGTTGGTGCTTATGTGCGTCCTGGTCTTCTATGTGGTGTGGCGCATGCTGGCATCGTTGCGAGTTACCCAGCCGGATGGGTTGTGGGCCCTCACGGCGCTGTTGGTGGGTCTGGTCGCCTGGTTGGAACCGTTTCGGCTCTCGTTGCAGCTCGGACAGATCAACATTGCCATCCTCGCCATCGTGGTCGCCGATCTGCTAACTCCAGCACAGCGCAAGTGGGCGGGAGTTGGCGTTGGCTTGGCGGCAGGTATCAAGCTCACGCCCGCCTTATTCATTGTGTACTTGGCCGCGGTTGGGCGCGTGCGTGCCGCACTGATGGCTGCCGCAACGTTTCTTATCACCGTGGTGATCGGATTCGCTTTTCTGCCAAAGGATTCCGAGTACTACTGGTTGCGCCGAGGCTTTCATGACGTTGGCCGGATTTCACATGATCCGTTTGCCAACACCAGCGTGGAGGGCCTGCTGCACCGTCTCCATGTCCCCGCCATGGTGGGCACCGGTATGTCGGCTGCGCTGGCTGCGGTCGCTGTCGCGCTCGCCGTGATGGCGTACCGACGTGGCCATGCAGTACTGGGACTCGCCCTGGTGGGGATGGCCTCGGCCGCCGCCTCGCCGTTCAGTTGGAGCCATCACTGGGTGTGGTTCGCACCGTTGATGGTTCACCTCGGATACCGGGCCTGCGTCGTGCGCAGCAGATACTCGGCGCTGACGCTGTTGTTGCTGTGCGCGCTACTTGCAGGCTGGTTCACCTCGGCACCCGGAGGCGATATCCGCGAGGCAAGCGTGCTCTCACTGCGGCCCGGCGGGGTGTGGAACGCCATCATCCCCGGCAGCTATGTACTGGTCTTCCTGGCGGTGCTGGCCTACACGGCCGTCTGGCTTTGGCGCTCGGCGAGGGTTTCCCAGCCGGGTCCGGATCGCGAGCCACAACTTGCGCTACAAGCGTCGTGA
- a CDS encoding DUF4262 domain-containing protein, with the protein MTTMQEYLAEVRKTMLRHGWAVQYVEDARVPYAYTVGLTRHDVPELLVTGVPPQRAVRLLNLVGERSVREGPPAPGVQIEIRPGPLLEVVEVEHPDAHMNCAAAIFGNELRALQLVWADRRGRWPWGPGFNDGRGSQPVLGARTISS; encoded by the coding sequence ATGACAACCATGCAGGAATATCTGGCGGAGGTGCGCAAGACGATGCTCAGGCACGGCTGGGCGGTGCAGTATGTCGAGGATGCTCGCGTGCCCTATGCGTACACGGTCGGTCTGACTCGCCATGACGTGCCCGAGTTGTTGGTGACCGGCGTGCCGCCGCAGCGAGCAGTCCGGTTGTTAAACCTCGTTGGCGAGCGATCGGTGCGTGAAGGCCCACCCGCGCCCGGTGTGCAGATCGAGATTCGCCCCGGTCCGCTTCTCGAGGTAGTCGAAGTGGAGCACCCCGATGCGCACATGAACTGCGCCGCAGCGATATTCGGTAACGAGCTGAGGGCATTGCAGCTGGTTTGGGCCGACCGCCGGGGTCGGTGGCCGTGGGGTCCCGGGTTCAACGATGGTCGCGGCAGCCAGCCGGTGCTTGGTGCGCGGACCATATCGAGCTGA
- a CDS encoding M15 family metallopeptidase, with amino-acid sequence MDPHRDDGGRSRFTRRRIAVLVVLTAAGVALPCCANAPAPSAASSPAPAASIGAPRAPAGPTISPVTAAELGASWRPGCPVEPGQLRRVEVEHIGVDLQAHRGQLIVNEDLVAEVIAIFEQLYQLHYPIAKIRTVDHYPAAADELSMEDNNTSAYNCRAIPGSGQWSQHAYGRAVDLNPLFNPSIDAEGAFEPKNAAAYLDRSRTDPGILHDGDPAVRVFTDRGWRWGGHWTSPVDYQHFERP; translated from the coding sequence ATGGATCCACATCGTGACGACGGGGGCCGATCGCGCTTCACCAGGCGGAGGATCGCCGTACTGGTGGTGTTGACCGCGGCCGGCGTGGCTTTGCCGTGCTGCGCCAACGCGCCAGCGCCGTCCGCAGCGTCGTCGCCGGCTCCTGCAGCGTCTATCGGCGCGCCGAGAGCACCCGCCGGGCCGACGATAAGCCCGGTCACCGCCGCCGAGCTGGGTGCCAGCTGGCGGCCTGGATGCCCCGTTGAACCGGGGCAGTTGCGGCGGGTCGAGGTCGAACACATCGGTGTGGACCTCCAGGCGCACCGCGGCCAGCTGATCGTGAACGAAGACCTAGTGGCCGAGGTGATCGCGATTTTCGAGCAGCTGTATCAGCTGCACTATCCGATCGCAAAGATCCGCACCGTCGACCACTATCCGGCAGCGGCCGACGAATTGTCGATGGAGGACAACAACACGTCGGCCTACAACTGCCGGGCTATCCCGGGAAGCGGCCAGTGGTCGCAGCACGCCTACGGGCGAGCCGTGGACCTCAACCCGCTGTTCAACCCGTCCATCGACGCCGAGGGCGCGTTCGAACCGAAGAACGCCGCGGCTTACCTGGACCGCAGCCGGACCGATCCCGGAATCCTGCACGACGGGGACCCGGCCGTGCGGGTGTTCACCGATCGGGGCTGGCGATGGGGCGGTCACTGGACATCGCCCGTCGACTACCAGCACTTCGAGCGGCCGTAG
- a CDS encoding Fur family transcriptional regulator: MSSRPDYAEKLRMADLRVTRPRVAVLEAVEAHPHADTETIFEVVRSGLPRVSRQAVYDVLHALTRVGLVRRIQPSGLVARYESRVADNHHHVVCRSCGAIADVDCAVGEAPCLTPSEDNGFELDEAEVIYWGLCPDCSTP; this comes from the coding sequence GTGTCCTCGAGGCCGGACTACGCAGAGAAGCTGCGTATGGCCGATCTACGCGTGACGCGCCCCCGAGTCGCCGTGCTCGAGGCGGTCGAGGCGCATCCGCATGCCGACACCGAAACAATTTTCGAAGTCGTGCGTTCCGGCTTGCCGAGGGTCTCCCGCCAGGCCGTGTACGACGTGCTGCATGCGCTGACACGGGTGGGTCTGGTACGGCGAATCCAGCCGTCCGGCCTCGTTGCGCGCTACGAATCGCGCGTCGCCGACAACCACCACCATGTTGTCTGCCGGTCCTGCGGGGCCATCGCAGACGTCGACTGCGCCGTCGGTGAGGCACCGTGCCTGACCCCGTCGGAGGACAACGGCTTTGAGCTCGACGAGGCCGAGGTCATCTACTGGGGCCTGTGTCCCGACTGTTCGACGCCCTGA